The window AAGAACATGTGGATTTGTTTTTTGAGGCTTTACAAAGTGAATTACAAAAGATAACAACTTAAACCTCTCGACTGCGCTCGAGGAGACATTCATACTGTCTGGTCGAGCGCAGTCGAGACCTATTATACATGAAAAAGTACACCAACATAAAAGACATATCCAATCTTCAAGATACCATTAGGGAAGCTATTTTATTAAAAATGAATCCTTTTGAATTCCAAGATTTAGGGAAAAACAAAACCTTGGTGATGTTGTTTTTTAATGCCAGTTTACGAACGCGATTAAGTACCGAAAAAGCGGCAAAAAACTTAGGAATGGAAGTCATGATTCTAAATGTGAATGATGCCTGGAATCTAGAATTCGAGGATGGCACCATCATGAATGCGAATACCTCAGAGCATATCAAGGAAGCTGCACAAGTAATATCGCAATATGCCGATATTATTGCTGTTAGAGCATTCCCAAGTTTAACGGATAAGCAAAAAGACGAAAGTGAATTTGTGATGAATAGCTTTGTGAAATACGCAACAGTACCAATAGTAAATATGGAAAGCGCAACAGCGCATCCTTTACAAGCCTTGGCAGATGCAATTACTATTACCGAATTATCTGAGAAACCAAAACCAAAAGTAGTCTTGTCTTGGGCGCCACATCCAAAAGCATTGCCGCAAGCAGTTGCGAATTCGTTTGTAGAAATGATGCAAAATATGGATGTCGATTTAATTATTACACATCCGGAAGGCTATGCGTTAAGTGAAGAAATTACCAAGAACACAACCATAAATTACAATCAAGAAGAAGCTTTAAAAGATGCCGATTTTGTGTATGTGAAGAACTGGAGTAGTTATAACGACTATGGAAAAGTGTTAAGTCAAGATGAAAATTGGATGATGACCAAAGAAAAACTAGGAAACGCAAAATTCATGCATTGTTTGCCAGTTAGAAGAAATGTAGTGGTGGAAGATGCTGTTTTAGATGGTGAAAATTCCGTGGTGATGCAGCAGGCTAATAATAGAACTTTTGCAGCGCAAATGGTGCTGAAGCAGATTTTGGAAGCATTGTAAAATTTGTCTGGTCGAGCGCAGTCGAGACCTAAATAACCTCTCGACTGCGCTCGAGGAGACAGAAAATTTAAGTATGAAAACACTAAAAGTCATAAAAATAGGAGGGAACATTATCGATAACGATGCTGCTTTACAACAGTTTCTAAAAGAATTTGCAACTATAGATGCTCCTAAAATCTTAGTGCATGGAGGTGGAAAATTAGCAACAAAACTAGCACAACAAATGCAAGTGGAAGTTAAAATGGTGGATGGAAGACGTATCACAGATCAAGAAACTTTAGATATTATCACCATGATGTATGCTGGAAAAATTAATAAAAATGTGGTTGCGCAATTGCAAGCTAATAATTGCAATGCGATTGGTTTTTCTGGAGCAGATGGAAACACGATTGTTTCAGATTTAAGACCATCAAAACCTATCGATTATGGTTTTGCTGGAGATGTTGTAAAAGTAAATACCGAAACTTTAGAAATCCTTTTAAATAATAATGTGACTCCTGTGTTTTGTGCGATAACGCATGATGAAAACGGACAATTATTAAATACCAATGCAGATACGATTGCTTCCGAATTAGCAATAGGATTCGCTTCCATTTATAACACCGAATTATATTATTGTTTCGAGAAAAATGGTGTTTTAGAAGATGTCGATAATGACGATTCTGTTATCGAAAATATCAACACAAAAAGCTATCCGTCACTAATCGAAAACGGAATTATTTATGAAGGCATGCTTCCAAAATTAAACAACTGTTTTCATGCGATAAACCATCAGGTACAAAAAGTTTGTATTGGTAAATCCGAAATGCTTTTCCACAAAAATAATAAACACACAACCATTACCAAATGATAGAAAAACTAACAACAAGAGCAATTCAGCTGTTAAAAACACTCATAGAAACGCAGTCCTTTTCTTCGGAAGAAGATCAAACTGCAGCACATATTGAGCAATGGTTTGTACAACAGGATATTCCTTTTAAAAGAACGAAACATAACGTTTGGGCAACGAATAAACATTTTGACGATAGCAAACCAACGCTATTGTTAAACTCGCATCACGATACGGTAAAACCAAATAATGGCTATACCAAAGATCCTTTTAAAGCGATTGTTGAGGATGGTAAATTATATGGTTTAGGTAGTAATGATGCTGGAGGTTGTTTGGTAAGTTTGCTGGCAACCTTTGCGTATTTTTATAACAGAGAAAACCTGAATTTTAATTTGGTGATTGTCGCTTCTGCGGAAGAAGAGAGTAGTGGTCCTGACGGATTAAATAGTATGCTGTCTGTGATTCCAAAAGTAGATGTCGCTATTGTTGGAGAGCCTACCTTGATGAATTTGGCTGTTGCCGAAAAAGGTTTGGTGGTTTTTGATGCAATCGTAAAAGGAACCCCAAGTCATGCTGCACATCCAAATGCCGATAATGCCATTTATAATACAATTTCGGTATTAGAATGGTTTAAAAATTACACCTTCGATAAAACCTCGGAAGCTTTAGGGGAAGTGAAATTAACGGTTACTCAAATTAGCGCAGGAAAACAGCATAATGCAGTTCCAGCAGATGTGAAGTTAGTAGTGGATGTTCGTGTAAACGATAAATATTCCAATCAAGAGATTGTCGATATTTTACAAAAGGAAGCGCCTTGTGATAGTATTATTCCGAGAAGTATAAAATTAAATTCGTCCTCTATTCCAATCGATCATCCATTGGTAATTGCAGGAATAGAAATTGGAAGAAGTACCTATGGTTCGCCAACCTTGTCCGATCAAGCAGTTTTAACTTGTCCGTCTTTAAAATTAGGACCAGGAGATAGTACAAGATCGCATTCTGCCGATGAGTTTATTTACGTGCATGAAATTGAAGAAGGTATTAAGATTTATATTGAATTATTAGAAAAAGTACTTTAATTGTACTGTCATTCCGCACTGGATGCGGAGTCCAAAAAATAGGTTTCTGTATTGGCAGGAATGAGAATGTTTAACTAAAAAAGAAAGCAGAGATTCCTGCTTTCGCAGGAATAAAATGAAACTCTGGGACAAAGGAATAAGTATCGATAAGAAAATAGAACAATTTACCGTTGGAAACGATAGAGAAATTGACATGCATATTGCGAAGTACGATGTTCAGGCATCCTTAGCGCATGCAATAATGTTGGAGTCCATTGGAATCATTTCTTCGGAAGAATTACAACAACTTAAAAATGGTTTACACGCTATTGCGGAAACCATAGAAAACGGAACCTTCGTTATTGAAGAATCGTTTGAAGATGTGCATTCTAA is drawn from Lacinutrix sp. WUR7 and contains these coding sequences:
- a CDS encoding N-acetylornithine carbamoyltransferase, whose amino-acid sequence is MKKYTNIKDISNLQDTIREAILLKMNPFEFQDLGKNKTLVMLFFNASLRTRLSTEKAAKNLGMEVMILNVNDAWNLEFEDGTIMNANTSEHIKEAAQVISQYADIIAVRAFPSLTDKQKDESEFVMNSFVKYATVPIVNMESATAHPLQALADAITITELSEKPKPKVVLSWAPHPKALPQAVANSFVEMMQNMDVDLIITHPEGYALSEEITKNTTINYNQEEALKDADFVYVKNWSSYNDYGKVLSQDENWMMTKEKLGNAKFMHCLPVRRNVVVEDAVLDGENSVVMQQANNRTFAAQMVLKQILEAL
- the argB gene encoding acetylglutamate kinase; amino-acid sequence: MKTLKVIKIGGNIIDNDAALQQFLKEFATIDAPKILVHGGGKLATKLAQQMQVEVKMVDGRRITDQETLDIITMMYAGKINKNVVAQLQANNCNAIGFSGADGNTIVSDLRPSKPIDYGFAGDVVKVNTETLEILLNNNVTPVFCAITHDENGQLLNTNADTIASELAIGFASIYNTELYYCFEKNGVLEDVDNDDSVIENINTKSYPSLIENGIIYEGMLPKLNNCFHAINHQVQKVCIGKSEMLFHKNNKHTTITK
- a CDS encoding M20 family metallo-hydrolase, which encodes MIEKLTTRAIQLLKTLIETQSFSSEEDQTAAHIEQWFVQQDIPFKRTKHNVWATNKHFDDSKPTLLLNSHHDTVKPNNGYTKDPFKAIVEDGKLYGLGSNDAGGCLVSLLATFAYFYNRENLNFNLVIVASAEEESSGPDGLNSMLSVIPKVDVAIVGEPTLMNLAVAEKGLVVFDAIVKGTPSHAAHPNADNAIYNTISVLEWFKNYTFDKTSEALGEVKLTVTQISAGKQHNAVPADVKLVVDVRVNDKYSNQEIVDILQKEAPCDSIIPRSIKLNSSSIPIDHPLVIAGIEIGRSTYGSPTLSDQAVLTCPSLKLGPGDSTRSHSADEFIYVHEIEEGIKIYIELLEKVL